The following proteins are encoded in a genomic region of Thiomonas sp. X19:
- a CDS encoding Glu/Leu/Phe/Val dehydrogenase, whose protein sequence is MLQKASPKNPLSYIDPQPDSPWQTYLAQVDRVLPYLGDLARWGETLRRPKRALIVDVPIEMDDGTVQHFEGYRVQHNLSRGPGKGGVRYHPQVTLEEVMALAAWMTVKNAAVGLPFGGAKGGIRVEPSRLSRKELERLTRRYTSEIGIIIGPQQDIPAPDVNTNAQIMAWMMDTYSMNIGGTATGVVTGKPVQLGGSLGRVKATGRGVFVTGREAARRIQLPLEGARVAVQGFGNVGSTAAELFAYAGAKLVAVQDHTGALQAEQGLDVAALQAHVQQHGGVAGFKGGQAIAPDDFWSVPCDILIPAALEGQVTEARARMTTAKLVLEGANGPTLPGADDILAERGVLVVPDVICNAGGVTVSYFEWVQDFSSFFWSEDEINARLDKILGGAFLHIWDTADRLKITLRTAAFVVACERVLEARAERGLYP, encoded by the coding sequence ATGCTGCAAAAAGCCAGCCCGAAGAATCCCCTGTCCTACATCGACCCCCAGCCCGACAGCCCGTGGCAGACCTATCTCGCCCAGGTCGACCGCGTGCTGCCCTATCTGGGCGACCTCGCCCGCTGGGGCGAGACCCTGCGGCGTCCCAAGCGGGCGCTGATCGTGGACGTGCCCATCGAGATGGACGACGGCACGGTGCAGCACTTCGAGGGCTATCGCGTGCAGCACAACCTCTCGCGCGGCCCCGGCAAGGGCGGCGTGCGCTACCACCCGCAGGTCACGCTGGAAGAGGTGATGGCGCTGGCGGCGTGGATGACGGTGAAGAACGCCGCCGTGGGCCTGCCCTTCGGCGGCGCCAAGGGCGGCATCCGGGTGGAGCCGTCGCGGCTCTCGCGCAAGGAGCTCGAGCGGCTGACGCGGCGCTACACCAGCGAGATCGGCATCATCATCGGCCCGCAGCAGGACATCCCGGCGCCCGACGTCAACACCAACGCCCAGATCATGGCGTGGATGATGGACACCTACTCCATGAACATCGGCGGCACCGCCACCGGCGTGGTCACCGGCAAGCCGGTGCAGCTCGGCGGCTCGCTCGGGCGGGTGAAAGCCACCGGGCGCGGCGTGTTCGTCACCGGGCGCGAGGCGGCGCGGCGCATCCAGCTGCCGCTGGAAGGCGCGCGCGTGGCGGTGCAGGGCTTCGGCAATGTCGGCTCCACCGCCGCTGAACTGTTCGCCTACGCCGGCGCCAAACTGGTGGCGGTGCAAGACCACACCGGCGCGCTGCAGGCCGAGCAAGGCCTGGACGTGGCCGCGCTGCAAGCCCATGTGCAGCAGCATGGCGGCGTGGCCGGTTTCAAGGGCGGGCAGGCCATTGCACCCGACGACTTCTGGAGCGTGCCCTGCGACATCCTCATCCCCGCAGCCTTGGAAGGGCAGGTCACCGAGGCGCGCGCCCGCATGACCACGGCCAAGCTGGTGCTCGAAGGCGCCAACGGGCCGACCTTGCCGGGGGCCGACGACATCCTCGCCGAGCGCGGCGTGCTGGTCGTGCCCGACGTCATCTGCAACGCCGGCGGCGTGACGGTGAGCTATTTCGAATGGGTGCAGGACTTCTCCAGCTTCTTCTGGAGCGAGGACGAGATCAACGCCCGGCTGGACAAGATCCTCGGCGGCGCCTTCCTCCACATCTGGGACACCGCCGACCGGCTCAAGATCACCCTGCGCACCGCCGCCTTCGTCGTGGCTTGCGAGCGGGTGCTGGAAGCCAGGGCGGAGCGCGGGCTGTATCCCTGA
- a CDS encoding ATP-binding protein has product MLRASKPKLLDELGYMPFETNAAHLFFQLVSRRDERGSMLITSNRSVAEWGAVFGGAVVATAILDRLLHHSHVITIRGDSYRLRSKRRAGLVNQASPIQNHQPIERLGVTSRCRQGVKSRCRLTMNSPQPGAESEKPGRMAQWVWFYGALVADLGDKTWRPHNTS; this is encoded by the coding sequence TTGCTGCGCGCCAGCAAGCCCAAGCTGCTGGACGAACTGGGCTACATGCCCTTCGAAACCAATGCGGCTCATCTGTTCTTCCAACTCGTCAGCCGGCGCGACGAGCGCGGCTCCATGTTGATCACCAGCAACCGCTCGGTGGCCGAATGGGGCGCGGTGTTCGGCGGCGCGGTCGTCGCCACCGCCATCCTCGATCGCCTACTGCATCACAGTCACGTCATCACCATCCGTGGCGACAGCTACCGGCTGCGCTCCAAGCGCCGGGCTGGCCTGGTTAACCAGGCCAGCCCGATCCAGAACCATCAACCCATTGAACGACTGGGGGTCACTTCTCGATGTCGGCAGGGGGTCAAATCTCGCTGTCGCTTGACAATGAACTCCCCCCAGCCCGGAGCGGAATCCGAAAAGCCGGGCCGAATGGCGCAATGGGTCTGGTTTTATGGCGCCCTTGTCGCAGATTTGGGTGACAAGACGTGGCGCCCCCACAACACGAGTTGA